A part of Synchiropus splendidus isolate RoL2022-P1 chromosome 19, RoL_Sspl_1.0, whole genome shotgun sequence genomic DNA contains:
- the LOC128751508 gene encoding ATP-sensitive inward rectifier potassium channel 12-like, with the protein MSVGRAHRHDRFLPCEEEEGMRLSTMPAMGSFGNGKIHTRRKNLNRFVSKNGQCNIHFSNMDEKSQRYISDIFTTCVDIRWRYMFLLFSLVFVASWLLFGSAFWIIGHLHGDMEYHSEEEGFVPCVTQVNSFVAAFLFSIETQTTIGYGARCVTEKCPAAVFMVVFQSIMGCIIDAFMIGAIMAKMARPKKRAETLLFSRNAVIAMRDGKLCFMFRVANLRKSHIVEAHVRAQLVKPRYTEEGEYIPLDQIDMNVGYDKGIDRLFLVAPLTVIHEIDEESPLFGISKQDLETSDFEIIIILEGLVEATAMTTQARSSYVPSEILWGHRFESLVFEEKNQYRIDYGFFHKTFEVPSTPRCSAKDMEERKLPPLGPNSFCYENELAFIGKDEEEDGDGKHEGDGRCSTGTMNKPSTCDQQMSSKESDI; encoded by the coding sequence ATGAGTGTGGGAAGAGCCCACCGCCACGACCGCTTCCTgccctgcgaagaagaagaaggcatgAGACTGAGCACCATGCCAGCCATGGGCAGCTTTGGCAACGGAAAGATCCACACCAGACGCAAAAACCTCAACCGCTTTGTCAGCAAGAATGGGCAATGCAACATCCACTTTTCTAACATGGACGAGAAGTCCCAGCGCTACATCTCTGACATCTTCACCACGTGCGTGGACATCCGCTGGAGATACATGTTCCTCCTCTTCAGCCTGGTGTTTGTGGCGTCCTGGCTTCTGTTTGGATCAGCGTTCTGGATCATCGGCCACCTACATGGTGACATGGAGTATCACTCAGAAGAAGAAGGTTTCGTTCCATGCGTCACACAAGTCAATAGCTTTGTCGCAGCGTTTCTCTTCTCTATCGAAACCCAGACTACGATCGGATATGGCGCTCGCTGCGTGACAGAGAAGTGTCCAGCGGCTGTCTTCATGGTGGTCTTCCAGTCCATCATGGGCTGCATCATTGATGCCTTCATGATCGGTGCCATCATGGCGAAGATGGCAAGGcccaaaaaacgagcagagacTCTGTTGTTTAGCCGTAACGCGGTGATCGCCATGCGTGACGGGAAGCTGTGCTTTATGTTCAGGGTTGCCAATTTAAGGAAGAGCCATATTGTGGAGGCACATGTCAGAGCTCAGCTTGTCAAGCCTCGATACACAGAAGAAGGGGAGTACATCCCCCTGGATCAGATCGACATGAACGTGGGCTACGATAAAGGCATAGACAGGCTGTTCCTGGTCGCCCCCCTCACTGTTATACATGAGATCGACGAGGAGAGTCCTCTGTTTGGCATCAGCAAGCAGGACCTGGAGACATCAGACTTTgagatcatcatcatcctggagGGCTTGGTTGAGGCCACGGCCATGACGACGCAGGCCCGCAGCTCGTACGTACCATCGGAGATCCTGTGGGGTCACCGCTTCGAGTCCCTCGTGTTCGAGGAGAAGAACCAGTACCGGATAGATTACGGATTTTTTCATAAAACATTCGAAGTACCGTCAACCCCGAGGTGCAGTGCCAAAGACATGGAAGAGAGGAAGCTCCCTCCCTTGGGACCAAATTCGTTCTGCTACGAGAACGAGTTGGCCTTCATCGGcaaagacgaggaggaggacggggaTGGGAAGCACGAAGGAGACGGGCGATGTTCGACGGGAACAATGAACAAGCCGTCAACTTGTGACCAACAAATGTCCAGCAAAGAATCGGACATTTGA
- the tufm gene encoding elongation factor Tu, mitochondrial codes for MAALLGLRACVSALQLSSPSLLHSSFKLCAVPLHRRTFAAEAKKTYTRDKPHVNIGTIGHVDHGKTTLTAAITKVLADAGGANFKKYEDIDNAPEEKARGITINASHVEYATANRHYAHTDCPGHADYVKNMITGTAQMDGCILVVAATDGQMPQTREHLLLAKQIGVEHVVVFINKADAVEDKEMVELVEIEIRELLTEYGYDGDNTPVVIGSALCALEGRNPELGMNAVLKLLEIVDDYVPLPKRELEKPFLLPLEGVYSIPGRGTVVSGTLERGMVKKGDDCEFVGHNRSFKSVVTGIEMFHKSLDRAEAGDNLGALVRGLKREDVRRGMVMCKPGSIMPHQKVRAQVYVLSKEEGGRHKPFMTNFMPVMFSLTWDMACRISLPAEKEMVMPGEDTSLMLTLRQPMVLEKGQRFTLRDGNRTIGTGLVTEILTMTDEDQCNWG; via the exons ATGGCGGCGCTTTTGGGACTGCGTGCTTGTGTCTCCG CCCTTCAGCTGTCCTCGCCATCCCTTCTGCATTCCTCATTTAAACTG TGTGCTGTGCCTCTGCATCGGCGGACCTTTGCTGCAGAGGCTAAGAAGACATACACTAGAGACAAGCCGCATGTAAACATTGGAACCATTGGCCACGTTGATCATGGGAAGACGACCCTGACTGCTGCCATCACAAAGG TGCTTGCTGATGCTGGTGgtgcaaactttaaaaaatatgAGGACATTGACAATGCACCAGAAGAAAAAGCCAGAGGAATTACCATCAACGCATCTCATGTGGAGTACGCCACCGCAAACAGGCATTACGCTCACACCGACTGCCCGGGTCACGCCGACTACGTCAAG AACATGATTACCGGAACGGCCCAGATGGATGGTTGCATTCTTGTGGTGGCGGCCACAGACGGCCAGATGCCTCAGACTCGGGAGCACCTTCTGCTGGCCAAGCAGATCGGTGTAGAGCACGTGGTGGTTTTCATCAACAAGGCTGACGCTGTGGAAGACAAGGAGATGGTGGAGCTGGTGGAGATCGAGATTCGTGAGCTGCTCACGGAGTACGGCTATGACGGAGACAACACACCCGTGGTTATCGGCTCTGCTCTCTGCGCCTTGGAG GGACGAAATCCTGAACTTGGTATGAATGCAGTTTTGAAGCTTTTGGAGATCGTGGATGATTATGTCCCTCTGCCGAAAAGAGAATTGGAGAAGCCTTTCCTTCTCCCTCTTGAGGGCGTGTACTCCATCCCAG GTAGGGGAACGGTGGTGTCTGGCACCCTGGAGAGGGGAATGGTCAAGAAGGGCGACGACTGTGAGTTTGTTGGACACAATCGCAGCTTTAAGTCTGTTGTGACGG GTATTGAGATGTTCCACAAGTCCCTGGACCGGGCGGAGGCAGGAGATAACCTCGGGGCTCTGGTCCGAGGCTTGAAGAGGGAAGATGTCAGGAGAGGGATGGTGATGTGCAAACCTGGCTCCATCATGCCTCACCAGAAAGTCAGGGCACAG GTTTACGTTCTGAGCAAGGAAGAAGGTGGAAGACACAAACCTTTTATGACCAACTTCATGCCAGTCATGTTCTCCCTGACATGGGACATGGCCTGCAGaatctccctgcctgctgagaAG GAAATGGTGATGCCAGGAGAGGACACGTCCCTGATGCTCACGCTGCGCCAGCCAATGGTGTTAGAAAAAGGCCAGAGGTTTACGCTGAGAGATGGAAACCGAACAATCGGCACCGGCCTGGTCACTGAAATCCTGACCATGACAGATGAAGATCAGTGCAACTGGGGCTGA
- the hspbp1 gene encoding hsp70-binding protein 1, producing the protein MAGEQRGRRYPQNLQGVLQLAVEAGSGAEGPAPIQPMSEERKEWLREALADMCKGQMDEVQQMKKCLAVLSVEESDEREGVEEREEDDEDERESAFEVLSELCENLDNARDLMTLGGLDLCVLRYLCHVQSGLRWRAAELVASCAQNMPQVQVHLLNLGVLPKLLHLTDSDSNPTVRVKALYAISCLVREMEAGLQAFLSNDGFSVLMRGMQSENEKLRTKSAFLLLNLLTSHPEQKDAVVSMGMVQQLVSVLRTPHSAFHEHVLGALNCLVQDCPQGLADCRDPSLGLEDLLRQRARELRGKEESQEELDFCEQLRTMCFGGQTSDDNGMDR; encoded by the exons ATGGCCGGAGAACAACGAGGCAGAAGATATCCTCAGAACCTTCAGGGAGTCCTGCAGTTGGCAGTGGAAGCAGGATCAGGCGCTGAAGGACCTGCTCCTATTCAGCCCATGTCAGAAGAG AGGAAAGAATGGCTGCGAGAAGCTTTGGCAGACATGTGCAAAGGGCAAATGGATGAGGTGCAGCAGATGAAGAAGTGTTTGGCTGTCCTGTCTGTGGAAGAAAGTGATGAaagggagggagtggaggagagagaggaagatgatgaggatgagcgGGAATCAGCATTTGAGGTTCTCTCAGAGTTATGTGAGAACCTGGACAATGCCCGAG ATCTGATGACTCTGGGAGGGCTGGACTTGTGTGTCTTGCGGTACCTGTGTCATGTCCAAAGTGGGTTGAGGTGGCGTGCAGCTGAACTTGTTGCTTCCTGCGCTCAAAACATGCCACAAGTCCAGGTACACCTGCTGAACCTCGGCGTGCTACCTAAGCTGCTGCATCTCACAGACTCGGACTCCAATCCCACCGTCAGAGTCAAAGCCTTATATGCCATCTCAT GTCTGGTTCGGGAGATGGAAGCAGGACTGCAGGCGTTCCTGTCGAACGACGGCTTCTCTGTGCTGATGAGAGGGATGCAGTCTGAAAACGAGAAGCTCCGGACCAAGTCTGCTTTCCTTCTACTAAACCTGCTCACCTCACATCCGGAACAGAAAG ATGCAGTTGTCTCCATGGGAATGGTGCAGCAGCTGGTCTCAGTGCTGCGGACCCCCCACTCAGCTTTCCATGAACACGTGCTTGGTGCCCTTAACTG TCTTGTACAGGACTGTCCGCAGGGACTTGCAGATTGTAGAGACCCCTCTCTGGGCCTGGAGGACTTGCTCAGACAACGTGCCCGGGAACTCCGAGGAAAAGAGGAGAGTCAG GAAGAACTGGACTTCTGTGAGCAGTTGAGAACAATGTGTTTCGGTGGACAGACGTCAGACGACAACGGAATGGACCGTTGA
- the LOC128751259 gene encoding sterile alpha motif domain-containing protein 9-like: MAEEEQMSLERKLAMLMADGKKFIDEDKWFVLVTNKLTTNDLSNIDWLLNLNIFCVFDFDPDSKVSGLCSRFLQHHVANMHSLESYRIPTSTTVRDLEIRLNLFEQTSWIFPNGSTDCDGHQTPCDEINWIRTKMTLLREPVSLISKQILPKGAFQVIFLLTSAVEKPLLYTFNEFYAVMEGHEDIICICESEETFSKWQAFAEGSCGKEAVDTNSVVGLKMSHINAILQQVQPVSAGVAKLLPVVNGTPSTLDAQQKERMYSLDILSVNHCDDTSQNFIHEEKDNIEEQFYRGGRVTWMNFWLAEHEHVGEVIERDAYVDLFKLIHNNLRLKADPDPVVCININHQPGSGGSTVARQLLWNHRKTLRCAVVKPDKSAEVVAQHAVELRQHDEKDPQKCLPVLLLIEDSDKEYLGDLRNKLEVAINVKKIQTPCFILLNCSRSYDPERRTKESPHKNVSVTRTLSPEEKTKFAEKLDTLKQKYQPACILTFVLMTEGFSEKSIEQKVEHILRDIDHTSPVTRLMHYVALLNTYIRNSYIPQSHCEAFLGLAAHDRFSEKRFVNSLSDQGKRLFLLLREDKTHLESVRIVHPLVAEEVLKQLSISQMVQSKLAMKLLEETTLFKDRLGQDDCRLILRALFTQRLRTSKGDERDSLFSPLIEHVRKYEGGPGPATGLLRKAFARFCGDPFIAQHLARLHIQYGQFEDAKHWAEVAAQQQPYNSFILDTKGQVYKKWFQAKCKAMDNNNVPKTVDSIADAVGTALKAIECFQDCQRADKDDKDHVNNSGYFAEVEVGCSLLKLIQSLPVFSNTLNGHKECMKYLLTGYIPQEISESWKPFHDRLKTLHKTIQDSLEWISEDLSYFQSVIDADEEETSGRPEVKISHPLTWLTQRSSEFGKYFSEVTFQPGQPIPADLTPFQKQMIIYQVGGGNIAAILTKLTHHSDAVHLLETILSLYPSNPQRARLDQKDVVCYISCQISLNCLSPQTSSTLSDLQALCKQFPADKRKCSPGALFLLTLLFWPDDHDSDTEKEAKYEKVQAAVEGLKKFFWNKMKNVPQHKKRLCTHFFLGQGKGLDKFVHKMKLGKIEKSVSEKQSREAWKSPQIAETLKRVSGRTKDGVVYLAGPKTFSLLPLHPPSVPHGNENITFFLGFTFRGLVACNIKRK; encoded by the exons ATGG CTGAGGAAGAGCAGATGTCCCTTGAACGAAAGCTTGCAATGTTAATGGCTGATGGAAAGAAATTCATTGATGAAGACaaatggtttgttttggtgACAAACAAACTCACGACTAATGACCTCAGCAATATCGACTGGTTGCTAAACCTCAACATCTTTTGTGTATTTGACTTTGACCCAGACTCAAAGGTCTCAGGTCTGTGCAGTAGATTCCTTCAACATCATGTTGCAAACATGCATTCGTTGGAGAGCTACAGAATTCCAACCAGCACAACGGTCAGAGACCTTGAGATCCGTTTGAACCTCTTCGAGCAAACCAGCTGGATTTTTCCAAATGGAAGTACTGACTGTGATGGCCATCAAACTCCATGTGATGAAATTAATTGGATCAGAACAAAAATGACTCTCCTTCGGGAACCTGTGTCCCTGATATCCAAACAGATCCTTCCTAAAGGAGCATTCCAAGTGATTTTCCTCCTCACATCCGCAGTTGAGAAACCACTATTGTATACATTCAACGAATTCTATGCTGTCATGGAAGGTCATGAAGACATCATCTGCATCTGTGAATCTGAGGAAACCTTCTCAAAGTGGCAGGCATTTGCTGAGGGTTCCTGCGGAAAAGAAGCTGTGGACACCAACAgtgttgttggtctgaaaatgaGCCACATTAATGCAATATTGCAGCAGGTGCAGCCTGTTAGCGCAGGTGTTGCCAAACTATTACCTGTTGTAAATGGGACTCCCTCAACTCTTGATGCACagcaaaaagaaagaatgtaTTCTTTGGACATTCTTTCGGTGAATCATTGTGATGACACAAGCCAAAACTTCATACACGAGGAAAAGGACAACATTGAGGAGCAGTTTTACAGAGGAGGCCGAGTGACGTGGATGAATTTCTGGCTTGCGGAACATGAACATGTGGGAGAGGTGATTGAAAGAGATGCGTATGTGGATCTTTTCAAACTTATTCATAACAACCTGAGATTGAAAGCTGATCCTGACCCTGTGGTCTGTATAAACATCAACCATCAGCCTGGAAGTGGAGGAAGCACGGTCGCAAGGCAGTTGCTGTGGAACCATAGAAAAACACTGAGATGTGCAGTTGTCAAACCTGACAAATCAGCTGAGGTTGTTGCACAACATGCAGTTGAGCTGAGACAGCATGATGAAAAAGATCCACAGAAGTGTCTGCCTGTACTGCTCCTTATCGAAGACTCAGATAAAGAATATCTGGGGGACCTCAGAAATAAGCTTGAGGTCGCCATTAATGTTAAAAAGATTCAAACACCCTGCTTTATTTTGCTGAACTGCAGTAggtcctatgatccagagagaAGAACCAAAGAGTCTCCTCATAAAAATGTGTCAGTCACCCGCACACTGTCTCCAGAGGAAAAGACGAAGTTTGCAGAAAAACTGGACACACTTAAACAGAAATACCAGCCAGCATGCATTCTCACCTTTGTCCTGATGACTGAAGGATTCTCTGAAAAGAGTATTGAACAGAAGGTTGAACATATACTACGGGACATTGACCATACATCTCCTGTCACCCGCCTCATGCATTACGTGGCACTGCTGAACACATACATTCGAAACTCCTACATCCCACAGTCACATTGCGAAGCCTTCCTAGGTTTGGCAGCACATGACAGGTTCAGTGAGAAAAGGTTTGTAAACTCCCTCAGCGATCAAGGTAAACGGCTGTTTCTGCTCCTAAGAGAGGATAAAACCCACCTTGAATCTGTCAGAATCGTCCATCCACTTGTTGCAGAAGAAGTCCTGAAGCAACTTTCGATCAGCCAAATGGTTCAAAGCAAGTTGGCCATGAAGCTACTTGAGGAAACTACACTTTTCAAAGACAGACTTGGACAGGATGATTGTCGCTTAATTCTGAGGGCTCTTTTCACTCAGCGGCTGAGAACAAGCAAAGGTGACGAGCGCGAcagtctcttctctcctctcattGAGCACGTTCGTAAATATGAGGGCGGCCCAGGCCCAGCAACTGGTTTACTTAGGAAAGCATTTGCACGTTTCTGTGGTGATCCCTTCATCGCACAACATCTCGCACGCCTTCACATTCAATATGGACAATTTGAGGATGCAAAACACTGGGCAGAAGTTGCTGCACAACAGCAGCCCTACAACTCCTTCATTCTGGACACAAAAGGCCAAGTGTACAAAAAGTGGTTTCAGGCGAAATGCAAAGCCatggacaacaacaatgtccCCAAAACCGTGGACAGTATAGCAGATGCTGTGGGGACTGCTTTAAAAGCCATCGAGTGCTTTCAAGACTGTCAGAGAGCTGATAAAGACGACAAGGACCATGTGAACAATTCTGGGTATTTTGCCGAGGTTGAGGTTGGATGCAGTCTGCTGAAGCTGAttcagtcacttcctgtgttttcaAACACACTCAATGGTCACAAAGAATGCATGAAGTACCTGTTAACAGGCTACATTCCCCAGGAAATTTCTGAATCATGGAAACCATttcatgacagactgaaaacactCCACAAGACCATACAAGATTCACTGGAGTGGATTTCAGAAGATCTCAGCTACTTCCAGAGTGTGATTGATGCAGACGAAGAGGAAACATCAGGACGTCCTGAAGTGAAGATCAGCCATCCACTTACATGGTTGACACAAAGATCCTCAGAATTTGGAAAGTATTTCAGTGAAGTCACTTTTCAACCAGGACAGCCAATCCCAGCTGATTTAACCCCATTTCAGAAGCAGATGATCATATATCAAGTTGGAGGGGGGAACATAGCAGCAATactcacaaaactaactcaccACAGCGATGCAGTGCATCTGCTGGAGACGATTCTTTCCCTTTACCCTAGCAATCCACAGAGGGCAAGGCTTGACCAAAAAGATGTTGTCTGCTACATTTCATGCCAAATCAGTCTGAACTGCTTGTCTCCCCAAACGTCGTCCACCCTGTCAGACCTACAGGCACTGTGCAAACAATTCCCTGCGGATAAAAGGAAATGCTCACCAGGGGCCCTTTTCTTGTTGACCTTATTGTTTTGGCCTGATGATCATGACTCGGACACAGAAAAAGAAGCCAAATATGAGAAAGTGCAGGCAGCCGTTGAGGGACTTAAAAAATTCTTCTGGAACAAGATGAAGAATGTGCCACAGCACAAGAAAAGACTTTGCACACATTTCTTCCTCGGACAAGGAAAAGGATTGGATAAGTTTGTCCACAAGATGAAGCttggaaaaatagaaaaatctgTTTCTGAGAAACAAAGCCGGGAGGCTTGGAAAAGTCCTCAGATTGCAGAGACGTTGAAGCGAGTGTCAGGCAGGACAAAAGACGGAGTTGTTTACCTTGCTGGTCCAAAAACCTTCAGTCTTCTGCCCCTCCATCCACCCTCTGTGCCtcatggcaatgaaaacatcaCATTCTTCCTGGGATTCACTTTCCGAGGTCTTGTAGCTTGCAACATCAAGAGGAAGTAG